Sequence from the Cucumis sativus cultivar 9930 chromosome 1, Cucumber_9930_V3, whole genome shotgun sequence genome:
CTTGTAAGCTGCTCATTCCCGTCTGTTGAAATGCCAGGTGGTTGTATCATAAAATTGGGAATGGGAGATTCTGAAGTTGGTGGTAAATTGACGAGGATGGTGTTTGTTACTGTGGGAACAACGAGTTTTGATGCTTTGGTTAGAGCAGTGGACACTGAGCAAGTGAAACAAATACTATATGCTAGAGGCTATACCCACCTTCTCATTCAAATGGGACGTGGTACATACAATCCAACCAAGGTAATGTCTGTCTGTCATTTGGTATGTTGTAGCATTGGATCCAAATGTAATCTTAGGTTTATTTATGATGTTCAAACCATATTTaacatcttcattttctttttgatgaAAGTTTAACTTTCATTTGGAAAAAAGTATTACAAAAgtctcaataactaactaaaagGTAATGGGTTCAATCAATAGTGGCAATCTACCTAAGAATTATTTTCCTGCGAGTTTCCTTGACACCAACATGTTGTAGATTAGGTGGATTGTTccgtgagattagtcgagaTGCATGCGTGTAAGCTGGCCCGAACACTTAcggatatataaaaaaaaaaaaatcatgccCTAGTCTAAAATGAGCTTGAAACTACAAACTAGAGAATACTTGTAATTATGGAAGAATTATCATAGAGTTTGATTTCCGAAGGGAgacatcaaaatataaaaaactctTAACCTATTCTGAAGCAATCTCTAGCTCTACACGCTTAATAATCATTTCTATTTGCTTTGATTCAAATATTCTACAATATAATATTAGAAAAGGGCCTAGTAGAGAAGGTTTCTCCAACTTGGAATGGTGTGTGCAAAAGGACCTTTTACAACATAGATTTATTGTCCACTGCCTTTTTGGAAGACTGCTCCAGCTCAATTTGAAATCCTCTACTTATTTTTTAACGAACAATGAAAACTCCTAGAAGTATCCATCCCAAAATTTCTGCATAAATTGCATCTTCACGAAATGTGGTTTGTATTTCTCCATTACATCTGACATGTATATGAGAATTGAGAACACACACCACTGCAGTAGCCGATTTAAAGGAAGTtgtatataaatgaaaacattatttatttatttttattataatatgaatataattcTATAATGAATAACTCAGCCTTCATTAACTATGTGTGTGCAGTCTCATGGAGAAGATGGGCTTGTTGTAGACTATTTCTCCTTCTCTTCAAGCATAGCTGATCATCTAAAATCAGCATCTCTTGTAATTAGCCATGCTGGTACAACTTCATTAGTTCCTGCTTTTATTCTTTGTTGTCTATAAATGTGATTCATAAGACCCTTTTGTCCCCAGGCTAACTGGCATCTCCCTCATGCAAatgctatatatttaaattatgattGGTTATTATTATGTATCGTAATTCTATCAGTTGGTACATGTGTTTCTATGACATGGATGCATTGAGATAGGTAATTTTTTCACGACCCAAATATATGCGCATTCAATTTGGCAGGGTATTTGAAAATGCAGTTTCAtgttgtatgttttttttttattattataaatatataaaaatgaaacaaccCAAGGGATGAGAGGAGGCTTCCAATCTAACAATATCATGAGGCTATAATTACGAAAAGGAATTTTTTGTGGTTTGAACACAACTAAGGAGAAGTTGTTGTACATTGttccaaatattttgttagtaGCACTATTTTCTTACAAGATTCTCTTGTTCCTTTCCTTCCACAGTTCCACAGCAGCCACAAAAATTTGTTCAATCTCCTTTCCACACGGTTTATTCAAGGAAGGGCAAAAAGGAATTGTGGCTCTTTCTAGTGTTTTGGAGTGCTAATTCTAGTTAGTTTCTTTGGTGAAATGTTTTTGAACTGGGAATTATACCTCCTTCAGTCAGTCATGTTGATTTAGTttatatcttttgtttttcacatGGAGATTTGGCAATCACTCTAGAAGATGTGATGAATAACTTGTATTTTGTGGGTTTGTAAACAGTTTACCCTCTCGGATAGGTCAGACTCTCTAGTTGTGTTGAATTTTCTTGTTGTAGCTCTAGAGTTGGTTCTCTGTCCTTGGAACCGTGAGTTCCTAATGGATGCTTGTCATGCACTGTGTCAATTTCTTGTTCTATTTCAGCATTGTGTCAGGCATAGTGTTGCACTTACTTGCCATATCTTTCAATTATTCGTCATTAACTTTTCTTCATTGATGGCCCTAAGTAGTGAAGTTGTGTACTTGACTCTGATAGGTTCAAATGATATTAGCATCCCTCATGCAACATGCTGATAAACATCGTTTTGGATGTTACATCTCTTGTTTGAGGTAAGCTACTACTGCATCCGATGAGCCTTCCATCCATTAATTTACGACAATGGATAACCTCCATGGAAAAAGGATTCAAGCAACAAGGCTTGGCAAGAGTAGAACGTGGTAATTGGTTTTCAAGCATGGAAACGTGTTGTGATGCCAATTGTCATGTTGTCAAAActcactatttaatttttccatCATGTTGTCTAAGAGGTGTTCTTCCTTGGTCAGTTTTCCAACACGAGTGTGCAGCCTCTATGCCACACGGACATTTTGCAAAACGCAAAGCAAGGCATGGTTCGAACAGGGCCAAGGCAGCACACATGTGGGAAATAAGATGTGGCCAAACACATACCTGCAGGTAGCACCCCAAAGCCATGAAGAATGCAGGACAAATGTGTAGGTGGTCTCACACAACAGAACATGTAAGCACACCATGCATGTAAAAATGTGCAGCGTAGAAAGGTGCACAAGTGTGCAAGTGGCACGTAGCGCCATGGGGGCAGCATAAGTAGTACATAAGCAATGTGCATATATGTGCACAGCAACGGGAGGGGACTGTGGGCCAAAGCTCAAGGCTTCTCCACGGTATTTAGAATCTGAATGTCCAAAGTGTGATAGAGGTAGATTTGGAACTCTAGTGGAGGAGGTACTCTGTAAGGGAAAGCAGGTAGTCTTACTCCCAAAGTTTACCCAAAAGCTAGGAGGGAAAATTGGGCAAAGTCTTAGCAAAGTCAAATTGAGTGAGAGGATCCTTTTGGAGGCTGTGTACCAACTGAGGGAGGAAAGTAATCAGTTTCAAATTAACTGCAACGGAGCAGGTAATGAAAATATTGCATCGTGATTCtgtcctttttcttctttgttggtATGAGTGGAACCAGTTTGGTGGGAGATAGCCAGCCAAGGGGCTCCGCTTTGTAGGTTATGGTGGGTGTTGAAGAAAGTGGCTAAGGAGAATTTTTTCTTACAGACTCTATAGCGGTGGGTGAGTGCTATTTTATTGACCCCTAGGGACAAGGTACTGTGCTAGACCTGGTAGAGAATGTACCACCACTGTCCACCTTCCAAAACCAAAAGTCTGCTCTGTTTGAGAAGTGAATTGATAAAACGTGGGGTAATCATAATACCCATTCTTGGATCTCTGTCATCTTTTTGGACGTTTCTTTGCatccttcaaattttcagAGTCAGCTAAGACTGCATCATTAAGAACGCCTTTCCTGTTATCTTTGATAACCGGTGGCAAGGTTGGagcctctttttctttttcttgacaATAAATGGGGTGAGGGAATTGAACCTCTAACCTTGAGGTTGATAGTACAGACACTATGCCAATTGAGTTGTGCAGTTGTGCTATGCTATTTTGACGTTTGAGctacaaattttgatattgaacAAACTCTTATACTCATAAATACATTTGCACAAAACATAATATTTCCTTgcaaattagaagaaaaactttaaaattttaatctcttTAAATATGTTTACATCTATCTTAGACATagctttttgtttgtttgttcgTTCTTTCTCGGCTGTGTCATTTGACAGTTGGTTCAACTTCATGCAGGGTCCGGAAGCATATTTGAGACATTGAGACTGGGTAAACCTTTGATTGTTGTAGTAAACGAAGATCTAATGGACAATCATCAAATCGAACTTGCAGAAGAACTGGCTGAGAGGAAGCATTTGTATTGTGCTCGACCCCAAACACTACATCAGACTATAGAGAGCTTGAATTTGGAGTCTATAATTCCATACACACCAGGTGATGCTAAACCGGTTGCCGCGCTCATTAATAGGTTTCTAGGCTTTCCTGAAGATTGATGAGGTTGTAAAGCTTCTTTCTCCAAATTAAAACACTTTAGTTCTTGAGATTATCAATGTTAATAgcttttccaaattaaaaccCCAAgggaaacaaaattttggctTTTCCTCATTACGTTTTCAAACAATCTTCCTGTCAACCGAGTAATTCCTGAACATAAGTTGGCTTCCTGTACTTTTTCATGAACCAACAACATCTATCCGAAAGAAGCGACATCGATCAGTCTACAATTACCCATCTACATACTGGCCAGGTCATAGATATCTTCAGTCAGTTTTGACATTTTCCAGAAAGTGGTAGAGATGGCAACTTTTGGTATCAATTATAGTTTTGAGCATGTGACTGATGCTGATTGATCAGCAATTGAGAGATTTAAGATCAATGAGTCTTCGATGTGATGACAAATCCACATAAGCCAAAATTTGGATGGCAGTCATATTTGGAAGAGAAGAGCTTTTTACTTTATACTATCTgcataatttatattatattttgaggTTGGAAGTTCATTGAAATCAACTCAACTTCATTCTTTCAAGGCCAGCTAATCTCTTATgtacaacaaaataactaagCAACAATATGTATGTATCTTGTGAGCTCCAGTTCATCATGTTGAATTGCAGAGAAGTGAGAGGGACTGTTAAAGGTAGTAGACAAAATTCTACACATGCTGATGATGATATTTGACAATGGAGAGTGGGGCCATCTAAGCTAAGGTAGCAATGtcaatttcaaatgttttgtagaattaaaagtttgttcATATTGATTTGTTGTTTTAAGAATTTGGTATTAAAGTGTTGTTTACTCAATgtttttgtgtgatttaaagcttttttgttgaagttgagattaaactaagttttaatGATCTTTTAGACATTGGACAAACTACAATGTAGCTTTAATagcttttctttcattgaCTTGGAATCTTGGCAACTATCTTCAGTGGGTCGTACGGTGAGTCGAGCATTTATTCAACTTTTTGCATCTTTAGGGACCGTTTTGACCCAACAAATGTAGGTAATAAGTTTGGAGTTcgataaatgtgaaaaatagaGATAGAAGTAAATCCGATAATATCTATTCACATGAGCAATAGttagttcaaattttgtaatagaaattaaacgttgaattcaaacatatttagtttaaatttaaatataattaggACATCGTCtttaatgattaaaattgTATTGTTGAAAATACTACGTGTTTCTGCTTATAACATGGCAATAAACctttataataaattgaaaaagaggCAACTGGCCAAGAGTCGAAAGTAGTGAACATTCCTCATACAAGAATTCTCTACCACACAACTCCTCCATCATTGCATAAACGAAGAATCTCGTATAGAAAATGAACATCTGAATgcaataaaaatgatttttttataaatatttggctACGTAGAAGGGATCAAACTTCCAACTTTAGAGAAAAAGATTATGTTTATTACCGTTGAGTTAAACTCACTCTAACTTAATTTAATCAtgcttaaaaaaaactattatcaTTTCTATCATCTTATTATTAGAATTTAGTGAACGTCTTTTCAACAACAACCATGCATCAAATTATGTAGAAAAATAATTcacaaaaatttagatattgaactaaacaatattatatattagtCCTTTTCAAGATGGTTAACCCATAGTTTTCCCCTCAAGAAAATGTTTAGTATATAAAGTAACACTTCCAAATTCATACTCTTAGAGCCAATTTTAGGTTAGTTATTAAATGTTGATTCCAATATGGTCCattaaattttgcttttcaCCTCTACATAATTAAGCTTTCTACCAATAATTTCTACATCTTTGGAAAAATAAGTAACAAAAGTTTTCCATTATTTAATGGAAAGTTCATacaaaattgaactttttatagatcaaaattaaataataataaataaaatcactaTAATTTGGGggaaaaaacacacaaaaagtgcatcaaaattactttttttgtcGGTAACAATTTGTGGAATAATAatcaagtatataacaatattcttaaaaaattgcaactatcaatttattaatgatagaccaaTGTTTGCAATATTATCTATCATTGATGGACTTTTATAGATTTTGctgtatttgtatttttttaaatgttgttatacacttaattattttaatttaacgattatatttacaactatgTCAACGtaattagattatatatatatttatataactaATAAGTAGCttcaaattgaattaaaactCAAATACCTCtcccaaaaaggaaaaaaaataataatacaagtgacttcaaatttaataaataaaaaatatcttctttttttaaattttatttaattttatattttataattttgggagatagaaaagaaaatgtgaagtTAGATATTTTGGATATTATCATGTGAGTTTGAGCTGTAAAATGATGAGGAAAATAATTGGCAAAACTATGTGACAATCTAAGGTATCTTAGATGTTCATTTTCAtacaaatgtaataaaattattttctagaacttataaacataaaaagttcaattaaaaaaaaaatactcaaatTAGCAAACAAACgtttaactatattttatattttaaacgtAAGTTAACGTTCTTATAATTATAAAGTGAtcttttgtttatgatttcgTTACGTTTGGTTATTGGTTTTTCTATcgtataataaaaataatgattgaCTTTTTATATCAAGATCGAATCTATGaacatataaaaatgtaaactCCAATAGAATATATGAATCATCATGTGGTGCAAATTCTCACTAGTTAGACCCTCATcgatacattttttaatatgaactTTGATATGATGTAACTTTCACGAATAGTGATGTTGGAATCAACACCCTTGTTCGCAATGCTAACAGTACTGCTATGCTGCCTTGGAAAAACAGTTTTTACCATGTTGAATGGTCTTTCTAAAGCTCTTGAGACTGATATGTAATGCCCAAAAATCGGGATTTCGATCGGCTTGTGGTTGAGAAATCAACATATGTTGATGAGGTTTAGGATTTTATTAACTCTATTTGTGATCTCCTCTCTTTGTTGTAGGTAcgtttttggtttcttttgaactaaatgcaaaaataacatTGGTGCTCGTGAACTTGCTACACATGCTCGAAACTTTAGTTTTTCGATAATTTGGAACTAGATTCTGCTCTTCATTTctatttgatttgttattaaattttcgaaattattgtaaaagtagtaaaaataaatgttagaGGAAATTTAAAAGGCAATGACTTAAGGTATTGGTTAtccaaataataaatgtttttgtttcactCTCCATTGactttcaatttctttgtcCCAACCAATGCTCTTCCACTCCTCCACTAACCCCAcctattcaattttaaattcctcccttttttcaaatataagataagtaatatatatatatatatatatatatatatatatatatataattgaaattgatgacgattttaggaataataattaaggatatagcaacattttaaaaaaattacaaatatagtaaaactaaatttgtttcgttgatagacttcgtatggtctatcagtgatagaccaatatttgcaacatggtctatcggtgatagacctatatcattgatagaatttgccaaattttgctatattttcaaattttttaaaatgttgctatatacttaattattttgaatctaattgctaaatttgcaactatcccgTCAAAATGAACATAGCTTAACTAATATATGAATGTGTTGATCTATGTTTAAATCTTcttatatctttaaaaaaaaatcagaatcaaattaataatttagcgtaactttttaacaaaaaaaaaaaaaagaagaagaagaaattaacatAGCTTAATTAATGTAGTTGTATTTATATCTTGGTGTTAGAGATTCGATTCGCCATCCACGTATTGTCAAAATagttatacatatatatcaattccttttaaaaaaattgttatcgGGTTAAATTTagtatctttaaaaatatatctatttattttagtccAACGTAAATAGCAATCGAACTTTTGCCCTTTTAGTTGAAAACACAACGaaagaaaatcataattatCGAAAAACTATAAGTGAATATATTGCCAATTCCCATTGTCAAAATTAGGTTATTACTTAAAACTTGAATAAGCATTACATTAAATGAATTACAAGACATTATTAAGATACAAActtaaagaggaaaaaaaaaacttttcttttaattgaaattttgtgagtttaattaatttatgtatttattaacAACCCCTTAATTGTGTGTgtagatttgattttaattgaaattaaaaagaattttgcaaatcattaatttgttgtttaaagTAGAAGTCATCTCTAAATAGATCTTAAAGATTTGTCTTCtctcattttcaatttgatataaataaaagcttgagataaaatttgatattaatcAATCTTAggaatctaaaaaaaaattgttatttatttattttgggttAAAAAACATTATCATTATGAAAgtattgaataattttatttaatataagcTAAGATATATTGGGAATAGAAATGTGGAAATATAGGTGGCACAATTTCATATAACACTTACCCAATCACAACTCCCTTTCTCCATTACACACACAAAAGtcaagttcattttttttacaacaatatcatatatatatatatgtgtgtgtgcatatAATTCTTGGACGTCAAAGAATACATATGTTTGGTTTTTGAGTTGACGGAGTGAAACGTTTTAGTATTTGTATTTGTCATTGAATTTGTAAAAGATACATTCTAAGctcttaaatttttcaaaacaaaaaataaacttaaaaaaacgagtaattgttttaaattacaaaacagattgaaaatgttttgaaatgtAGTAAAAAGTTGACGTCTAACACTAATAGGCACAAAcagatatattttttgttctttagggttttcataaaaatagATACATTAAACCGTGTATCAAATATGTTAGATTTGTATCAATATCTCATAcatgtttctttctttacatGATGGATATCTATACTGTGTAGATACTAATAGATTTTATCACTATCAAcgttctttattaataaaatatgaaaatttgtttagaattgaaaagatttattaaaaaaatttaataaccaAACCCACAAATGGTTTAGAATAATGggattttcaaaaaaagaaaagagaagaaaaagagtgtGTGTGATAGAAAAAGACAAATACAATTCCTTCACTAAATACAAAACCATTGGACCAATCCTTATTCTTTAATCCCATTTGCTTCTCACGAGGCATTAActctttttgtatatatatagtgagaGAATTAGAATGAAGActatggaaagaaaaaatgtatatttaataatgTCGTTACCATGTGACGGTCTCTTAATAATCATTAGATGTGGCTTCAAAATTCTACACTATTTAATGACTACAcacataaatttgattttttttttttagtttttctttcatatattcaaaaaataatacaaaaaggGAGGGTGTCGAGTAATGCCAAAtaactataaataaatttaaggttAAAGAGATACTTTTGGTCAGTAAGTTTTGATAGAAGTGACAACAATTTAATCTATGAAATTTAGTTGACACTAATATAGTTCCTATATTTTCGagtttgtaacaatttagttcttGATTAACAAGAGTTTAACTCAACTAACATTCGAGTATACGCTAAACACaatcaatataataataataataataatttagttcacAATTTGAgtccttcaattttaaaaattttaacaatttaatccttgaaatttttcatcaaaataaaagtacaaaacTTTTATTACATAATCACTTTAATAATGTATATAATTCATATGTTAATTTCTCCgtctaaatatttaaaactttaggAACTACAATTTtgctttttcaaaagtttaagaacaaaaaatgtcgttttaatctaaattcaaaatgttatcTTCTCTTAATAATCATTAACCATGTTTTCTCtttctcgttttttttttcaattcaacattGGAAAGATTGAATCACATTTAGAAATGTTAGTGACTAAAGTATagtatatgatatattataaataattagcaGCTAAAAGTATGGAGTTTGGTAGCTTCcatgaataaattatatgaggagtagagagatagagagagaagagacAATGAATGAATGACCTCCTAGAAAGGGAAACTCAACCTCCATTTACATTCAACACCATTTGTTTgtgaggaaagaaaaaaaaaaaactcatcttcttccttttctagCTCACCTCAATCCTCATGGAAGTTAACAACAATTCAAGAACActaccaccaccaccaccaccaagAACCCACTTCCATAACCACAACAATTCCAAACCCCATCAACATTTCCACACTCACAATGCCATTCTCAGCTCAAATTCCATCCTCATTATCATTGCTTCAATCATTTCCATCACCATTCTCCTTGCCATTTTCCTCCTTATCTTCATGCTCCTTCGCCTCAAATCTGCTCGAAACACTGCCACTGCTACCTCCGCCTCCTCCGCCACCACACAATCCACCACATTCATCATCCCTCACACAACCATCAATTTTGATTCAAGCCCAGGTAAcccattttcttgttttctttgttttcagtacaaaaattaaattttgattggtGGGTTGTTTGCAGAAGTTAAAGGGGGTGGATGCTTATATGGAGGAAACTCTGGGAGAATTCCTCAGTATAGAATCAGGGGAGTTCAAGTTTTCACTTATAAGGAGCTGGAATTGGCTACTGATAATTTTAGTGAAGCAAATGTTATTGGAAATGGAAGATTAGGGTTTGTGTATAGAGGAGTTCTTGCAGATGGAGCTGTTGTTGCCATTAAAATGCTTCATAGAGATGGCAAACAGAGGGAACGTTCTTTCAGAATGGAGGTTAATAACTTTtccttcattcttctttctctGTCTCTCTCAACAATGTCATTACTAGCTTTCAAGTTCTTGAAATATGAGCCTAGTTTTTGGAGTTGGTGTTGCCATTTACATCATCCttctaaatctttttattaAGGACGAACTAAATTTCGGTGTGTTAGTGTCAAATAGCAtcgattttgaaaacaattaaaactaaCCTTTTCCTTATGTCACAAAGCACTGCCCAACGctaaattatacattttcaattgGAGGTTTGGCGTATTGACAGTTAATGAGAGTCGGAATGTGAATTTAAGCTAATTCAAATTCTCAcccattattaaaattttgttatcttaTGACTTTTCTCGATGGTCTCATCAATTCTTGATGATTGAGATCCGCAATTGTGAAGGGAAAATATAAGGTTGGCCTGTGCTTTCTGACATATGCAAAATGTcagtttttgttgtttatagaATTTATGTCATTTGACGTTAGTGAAACCAAGTTCGagttatttgtaaaaaaatctcttacttctaattatattactattaatttgtttctaataagacaaaagtgaaaagtttgatttttactGCTAAATTTCAGCGTTAAAGTTTCAGTTTCGATGATTTTTTGAACTATGAAGTTGAATAAGTGTTGCAATTTAAACCCTATACTTGGACAATTAATACATATAGGTCAAATCTGTGATGAGACTACTTTTATAGGCATTGGTTCTTGTGGTTGTGTTGGATGCTTTTATTTGATTGGTTTTCCGACTATGTTTGGATTGTAGGCATTTTCTTGATAGGATTTGTTCTTTATTTCGAGTTGAAatagatgaaattgaaagttttaagATGACTCATTCACAGGTGGATCTCCTAAGCCG
This genomic interval carries:
- the LOC101210410 gene encoding UDP-N-acetylglucosamine transferase subunit ALG13 homolog isoform X2 is translated as MGDSEVGGKLTRMVFVTVGTTSFDALVRAVDTEQVKQILYARGYTHLLIQMGRGTYNPTKSHGEDGLVVDYFSFSSSIADHLKSASLVISHAGSGSIFETLRLGKPLIVVVNEDLMDNHQIELAEELAERKHLYCARPQTLHQTIESLNLESIIPYTPGDAKPVAALINRFLGFPED
- the LOC101210410 gene encoding UDP-N-acetylglucosamine transferase subunit ALG13 homolog isoform X1, which translates into the protein MCTATGGDCGPKLKASPRYLESECPKCDRGRFGTLVEEVLCKGKQVVLLPKFTQKLGGKIGQSLSKVKLSERILLEAVYQLREESNQFQINCNGAGSGSIFETLRLGKPLIVVVNEDLMDNHQIELAEELAERKHLYCARPQTLHQTIESLNLESIIPYTPGDAKPVAALINRFLGFPED